One region of Cryptosporangium phraense genomic DNA includes:
- a CDS encoding SseB family protein, giving the protein MELRAALEALRDSDLVVPVSAAAVEGREPLSWATTTVDGRTWLLAFTSEETFAQVGSAPGAVPRPVAFLQLGAFWPDPEWYLAVDPGLSTQLLLEAATVVRLARDEPADAGEMPVLQQVISLDLVTRYLGGEHFAISGYAHRLDDAPLPDDSASLLRALGLPVDVDEVYLLRWAMVGPELYRVPYGTAFGGWAREAPPFRGTGFVAGPEFVIREYKVDGVAPPHGSEIFHLPAGGPERRIALFDADQRRWLMVRRPS; this is encoded by the coding sequence GTGGAGCTGCGGGCCGCGCTCGAAGCCTTGCGGGACTCGGACCTGGTCGTGCCGGTGTCGGCCGCGGCCGTCGAGGGGCGCGAGCCGCTCTCCTGGGCGACCACGACCGTGGACGGGCGCACCTGGCTGCTGGCGTTCACGTCCGAGGAGACGTTCGCGCAGGTGGGGTCGGCGCCCGGCGCGGTGCCCCGGCCGGTCGCGTTTCTGCAACTGGGGGCGTTCTGGCCCGACCCGGAGTGGTACCTCGCGGTCGATCCCGGGCTGTCGACCCAGCTCCTGCTGGAGGCGGCCACCGTCGTCCGGCTGGCCCGGGACGAGCCCGCCGACGCCGGCGAGATGCCGGTGCTCCAGCAGGTGATCTCGCTGGACCTGGTCACCAGGTACCTCGGCGGCGAACACTTCGCGATCAGCGGGTACGCCCACCGGCTCGACGACGCTCCGCTGCCGGACGACTCGGCGTCGCTGTTACGCGCGCTGGGCCTGCCCGTCGACGTCGACGAGGTGTATCTACTGCGCTGGGCGATGGTCGGACCGGAGCTGTACCGGGTGCCGTACGGCACCGCGTTCGGCGGGTGGGCGCGGGAGGCGCCGCCGTTCCGCGGCACCGGCTTCGTGGCCGGCCCGGAGTTCGTCATCCGCGAGTACAAGGTGGACGGGGTGGCGCCGCCGCACGGCAGCGAGATCTTCCACCTGCCGGCCGGCGGGCCGGAGCGCCGGATCGCGCTGTTCGACGCCGACCAGCGGCGCTGGCTGATGGTGCGGAGGCCGTCCTGA
- a CDS encoding TlpA family protein disulfide reductase: MGPVRVLVVVVLLLAGCSSGGGGKAEESPTPGWNPSAFADSKFAACPAATGPVPGGSPLRSVKPLLCMVKTGDPVTVGAPIGRPMVLNLWASWCLPCKDEMPVMEHLSTAAGARLAVVGVNTGDDAPNAILAADDVGVTFPNVYDRAQDVLHALKLNSLPATAFISADGEVVHVYRGTPLTDKTLSALVEQHLGVRVA; encoded by the coding sequence GTGGGGCCGGTTCGGGTTCTGGTCGTGGTGGTGCTGTTGTTGGCCGGGTGCAGCAGTGGCGGGGGTGGGAAGGCCGAGGAATCGCCCACGCCCGGATGGAATCCGTCCGCTTTCGCGGACAGCAAGTTCGCCGCCTGCCCGGCCGCCACCGGTCCGGTGCCCGGTGGCAGCCCGCTGCGCAGCGTCAAGCCGCTGCTCTGCATGGTGAAGACCGGCGACCCGGTGACGGTCGGCGCGCCGATCGGGCGTCCGATGGTGCTCAACCTGTGGGCGTCCTGGTGCCTGCCCTGCAAGGACGAAATGCCGGTGATGGAGCATCTGTCCACGGCGGCCGGCGCCCGGCTCGCGGTGGTCGGCGTCAACACCGGCGACGACGCCCCGAACGCGATCCTCGCCGCCGACGACGTCGGCGTCACGTTCCCGAACGTCTACGACCGGGCCCAGGACGTGCTCCACGCGCTGAAGCTGAACTCGCTGCCCGCCACCGCGTTCATCTCGGCCGACGGCGAAGTCGTCCACGTTTACCGGGGCACCCCCCTGACCGACAAGACTCTGTCCGCATTGGTCGAGCAACACCTCGGAGTGCGCGTGGCATGA
- a CDS encoding NUDIX hydrolase, with protein MNENPPGHPEPGVETLPSWLHALVGALPEVRSDQISRFVPPPDGSGRPSAVLMLFGEGERGPDVLLLERAATLRSHAGQPAFPGGATDPGDDGPVGTALREANEEVGLDPGSVRVIGELPPVLIPVSGFIVTGVLGWWERPHPVGPVDPGEVATVARVPIADLADPDNRFRVSHPSGVIGPGFGVSDMFVWGFTAGLISFVLDLGGWARPWNRSRMRDLPADALALARQTRPPDAVR; from the coding sequence ATGAACGAGAACCCTCCCGGTCATCCGGAGCCGGGCGTCGAGACGCTGCCCTCCTGGCTGCACGCGCTGGTCGGTGCGCTGCCGGAGGTCCGCAGCGACCAGATCTCCCGCTTCGTCCCGCCGCCGGACGGCAGCGGCCGTCCGTCCGCGGTGCTGATGCTGTTCGGTGAGGGTGAGCGGGGCCCCGACGTGCTGCTCCTCGAACGGGCCGCGACACTGCGCAGCCACGCCGGCCAGCCCGCGTTCCCGGGCGGCGCGACCGACCCGGGCGACGACGGCCCGGTCGGCACCGCTCTGCGCGAGGCCAACGAGGAGGTCGGGCTCGATCCGGGCTCGGTGCGCGTGATCGGCGAGCTGCCGCCGGTGCTGATCCCGGTGTCGGGGTTCATCGTCACCGGGGTGCTCGGCTGGTGGGAGCGGCCGCACCCGGTCGGCCCGGTCGATCCCGGCGAGGTGGCGACCGTGGCCCGGGTGCCGATCGCCGACCTGGCCGACCCCGACAACCGCTTCCGCGTCTCCCACCCCAGCGGCGTGATCGGGCCCGGGTTCGGCGTCAGCGACATGTTCGTCTGGGGCTTCACGGCCGGGCTGATCTCGTTCGTCCTCGATCTCGGCGGCTGGGCCCGGCCCTGGAATCGCAGCCGGATGCGCGATCTGCCCGCCGACGCGCTCGCGCTCGCCCGGCAGACCCGTCCACCGGACGCGGTGCGCTGA
- a CDS encoding serine/threonine-protein kinase: METSPVPGFPILSVLGSGGFSTVYRALQESIGREVALKIDHRVLIDEGDRARFFAEVRAAGQVSGHPNVIDIHDAGITADGRAYLVMELCPAGSLADYLRRQGPMPLVDVLDVGVAIADALAAAHRVGVVHRDVKPANVLYDRYGHPELADFGLAARYDPTTESTSTLELLTPAYAAPEMFWSRRPTPAVDVYGLSATLYALLTGRPPRWPSGEANLTDAEIEALHSAWIPSISGVPESVVGVLRAGMAREPEDRLPTAGTLRDALRAERSALGRASERFSDPGAPGADHDLADQPTARLPRLRPTVGREG; encoded by the coding sequence GTGGAGACTTCCCCGGTTCCGGGGTTCCCGATCCTGTCCGTGCTGGGCAGCGGCGGTTTCTCCACGGTATACCGAGCCCTCCAGGAGTCGATCGGACGCGAGGTCGCGCTCAAGATCGACCACCGCGTGCTGATCGACGAGGGCGACCGCGCGCGGTTCTTCGCCGAGGTGCGGGCGGCCGGGCAGGTCTCCGGGCACCCGAACGTGATCGACATCCACGACGCCGGCATCACCGCCGACGGGCGGGCGTACCTGGTCATGGAGCTGTGCCCGGCCGGGTCGCTCGCCGACTACCTGCGCCGGCAGGGTCCGATGCCGCTCGTCGACGTGCTCGACGTGGGGGTCGCGATCGCCGACGCGCTGGCCGCCGCGCACCGGGTCGGCGTCGTCCACCGGGACGTGAAGCCGGCCAACGTGCTCTACGACCGCTACGGGCACCCTGAGCTCGCCGACTTCGGCCTGGCCGCCCGCTACGACCCGACCACCGAGTCGACGTCCACGCTCGAGCTGTTGACGCCGGCCTACGCGGCCCCGGAGATGTTCTGGTCGCGCCGCCCGACCCCGGCCGTCGACGTGTACGGGCTCTCGGCGACGCTCTACGCGCTGCTGACCGGACGTCCACCGCGGTGGCCGAGCGGGGAAGCGAACCTGACCGACGCCGAGATCGAGGCGTTGCACTCGGCTTGGATCCCCAGCATCTCCGGCGTGCCGGAGTCGGTGGTCGGGGTGCTGCGAGCCGGCATGGCCCGGGAACCGGAGGACCGCCTGCCGACAGCGGGCACGCTCCGGGACGCGCTGCGGGCCGAGCGGTCGGCCCTCGGCCGGGCGTCCGAGCGGTTCTCCGACCCGGGCGCCCCCGGCGCCGACCACGACCTCGCCGATCAGCCGACCGCCCGCCTCCCGCGGCTGCGCCCGACTGTCGGTAGGGAGGGTTAG
- the nth gene encoding endonuclease III: MHRILTETHPDAHCELDFTTPLELAVATVLSAQTTDVRVNLTTPRLFAKYRTAEDYAGADRAEMEEILKPTGFFRAKTNSLIGLGQALVERFGGELPATLDELVTLPGIGRKTANVVLGNAFGVPGITVDTHFGRLSRRFGWTTEEDPVKVEHEVGALFERKDWTMLSHRLIFHGRRVCHARKPACGACTLSALCPSYGTGPTDLPTAVKLLKGPRVDELAALVGA, translated from the coding sequence ATGCACCGGATCCTCACCGAGACCCATCCCGACGCTCACTGCGAGCTCGACTTCACGACGCCGCTGGAGCTCGCGGTCGCGACGGTCCTGTCCGCGCAGACCACCGACGTCCGGGTGAACCTGACGACGCCGAGGCTGTTCGCGAAGTACCGCACGGCCGAGGATTACGCCGGCGCCGATCGGGCCGAGATGGAGGAGATCCTCAAGCCGACCGGGTTCTTCCGGGCCAAGACGAACTCGCTGATCGGGCTCGGTCAGGCGCTGGTCGAGCGGTTCGGTGGCGAGCTGCCGGCCACGCTCGACGAGCTGGTCACGCTGCCGGGCATCGGCCGCAAGACCGCGAACGTCGTGCTCGGCAACGCGTTCGGCGTCCCCGGCATCACGGTCGACACGCACTTCGGGCGGCTGTCCCGGCGCTTCGGCTGGACCACCGAGGAAGACCCGGTGAAGGTCGAGCACGAGGTCGGTGCGCTGTTCGAGCGCAAAGACTGGACGATGCTCTCGCACCGGCTGATCTTTCACGGGCGGCGCGTGTGCCACGCGCGGAAGCCGGCCTGCGGTGCGTGCACGCTGTCGGCGCTGTGTCCGTCGTACGGGACGGGCCCGACGGACCTGCCGACGGCGGTGAAGCTGTTGAAGGGCCCGCGAGTGGATGAGTTGGCGGCGCTGGTAGGCGCATGA
- a CDS encoding MarP family serine protease: MNGSLLDIALVVGILGFAVSGYRQGFVVGALSFVGFFGGALFGVQLAPVIANQFSSQTSRVAIALGIAFGAALIGQVLAVAIGSRVRASMRSSGLRVVDGFGGSVVSVVALLLVAWMVATPLGNSSSPWLSSQVRRSAIIPAVNDAVPNTVRSLYDRFGDVVEQGDFPQVLGPLTPTEVRPVAPPNSALANSEVVKAAQASVVKVIGQAPSCDRRLEGTGFLFSEGRIMTNAHVVAGTEEVAVESLGERYQAKVVWYDPDTDIAVLDVDNLNAPLLRFNPRAAAGADAIVVGYPLDGPYTATPARIRDERQIKGPNIYSSADVQREVLMLRAEVQSGNSGGPLLASDGTVYGVVFAAAVDNKETGFALSYDQISEAIVKGKQSNEEVSTQGCD, from the coding sequence GTGAACGGAAGCCTTCTCGACATCGCTCTCGTTGTCGGAATCCTGGGCTTCGCAGTGAGCGGGTACCGCCAGGGGTTCGTCGTCGGGGCCTTGTCGTTCGTCGGGTTCTTCGGGGGAGCCCTCTTCGGCGTCCAGTTAGCGCCGGTCATCGCCAACCAGTTCAGCAGCCAGACCAGCCGGGTCGCGATCGCGCTCGGCATCGCGTTCGGCGCCGCGCTGATCGGCCAGGTCCTGGCGGTCGCGATCGGCAGCCGGGTGCGTGCGAGCATGCGGTCCTCCGGCCTGCGGGTCGTCGACGGGTTCGGCGGCTCGGTGGTGTCGGTCGTCGCGCTGCTCCTCGTCGCCTGGATGGTCGCGACCCCGCTGGGGAACTCCTCGTCGCCCTGGCTGAGCAGCCAGGTCCGGCGCTCGGCGATCATCCCCGCCGTCAACGACGCGGTCCCGAACACGGTCCGGTCCCTCTACGACCGTTTTGGCGACGTCGTCGAGCAGGGCGATTTCCCGCAGGTACTGGGCCCGCTGACGCCGACCGAGGTGCGGCCGGTGGCGCCGCCGAACAGCGCGCTGGCGAACTCCGAAGTGGTCAAGGCCGCGCAGGCGTCGGTCGTGAAGGTGATCGGCCAGGCGCCGTCCTGCGACCGGCGGCTGGAAGGCACCGGCTTCCTGTTCTCCGAGGGCCGGATCATGACCAACGCCCACGTGGTCGCGGGCACCGAAGAGGTCGCGGTCGAGTCGCTCGGCGAGCGCTACCAGGCCAAGGTCGTCTGGTACGACCCCGACACCGACATCGCGGTGCTCGACGTCGACAACCTGAACGCCCCGCTGCTGCGCTTCAACCCCCGCGCGGCGGCCGGCGCCGACGCGATCGTCGTCGGCTACCCGCTGGACGGCCCCTACACCGCGACCCCGGCCCGCATCCGTGACGAGCGTCAGATCAAGGGCCCGAACATCTACAGCTCGGCCGACGTCCAGCGCGAGGTGCTGATGCTGCGGGCCGAGGTGCAGAGCGGCAACTCCGGCGGCCCGTTGCTGGCCAGCGACGGAACCGTCTACGGCGTCGTCTTCGCGGCCGCGGTCGACAACAAGGAGACCGGGTTCGCGCTCAGCTACGACCAGATCTCCGAAGCGATCGTGAAGGGCAAGCAGTCCAACGAGGAAGTCAGCACGCAGGGCTGCGACTAG